From Penaeus monodon isolate SGIC_2016 chromosome 6, NSTDA_Pmon_1, whole genome shotgun sequence, the proteins below share one genomic window:
- the LOC119574596 gene encoding serine-rich adhesin for platelets-like isoform X10, with amino-acid sequence MKAIKAVSTLSPKCCVVSWWKLLTKMSQNKVRSSGSLANSDDIVKAGYLKKLKVCIVCSLGLFIRLTMKKKYFVLRRETGPDSPARLEYYDSEKKFKAGAQPKKPIILRTCFSINRKKDPKHSHVIALYTNHDSVSMAAESEAELNDWLGFLHHHMHQAVAGSDGQSRKLYEHVWMVEILPRSLGSSKGITGEYHICLTYKSIALVRVGESQKKIEFPLNSIRRCGHTGSFFFLGLGRSAVTGAGDIWMLTEDAVIAENMHGIIRRAMHAPCNNMSEDPVSRERTQSMSNQRSFDSKEDIFCSGQCLTRGRCGSMPSRSRTSSEGSMQTGPNKLPPNCSHQMDGPHPGSLCLHPITRPKSIPSSSESMESTASVEDFDGLHSHTPETAVDNSNGEEDYMPMEAGLESNMSQHRDHPQPPFSLPIGSTRSYVHSLSKGLISPVSGSSTEGPCLSSPQDQYLEMLSPLERTQEGLFGSVSERSAYLCMDRTPNQPSGSSGPENSGYLSMAPLNSPGSSLPAWQSHPSSQVSSPPHSANHSRIPSLVDENTDSYLSKVPGGHGDATTTSSDTYARDRSRSYLDMTPTPAVPTPIPCSPSDGMVQHRGGGDSFPEMSPGSSCSFTSGTPSSDHRFHDFIAEKSGNGSYCGYSEDDDSSLDRPHRTNSVGSKPEQFRSRKNRLEVSPAEPARVRAFSVGSRVSLRLAGGRAGQVAGGTATATSASVTEFSPSIKEKGKQVKSKSSSAPILGTSPISNSWSGTPGTFFRGFLQARNQERNNDLMEFDFTKNKSCDSISAEKEKKSSSIESIKRTFTGQRHRSNSKSSGNGKSSVFDSMKRDKKKSESELSAKGMEIPEGKSPFELDFTPSPRGGGSDVCDGYLPMNLRPAVSSGQSSANSEYLEMNSKDFFRGHGLNDPYLDMSKSSDRLVSSLSTSGPNDGYVDMSQGKGLGTLPLTPVSSSSTTSNSSSSIGARVRKISSTFNPLSSQDFSSQQDEYMPIDLRGSFESSHSLDGEKSKKKKSSKRKSFKDSTKRKKSDPIAVMGKGSDGENAQESSKKGTSPLSSLSTFLGRKNSSGTPPKTPLSPTGSPLPKSSRGTPSPFSSLTRKKNESKDSSKDGAAKESSGVSSSVSSGIGTSCIRESSREAEESAISGDSSSVTSSSQTVPNSGDQQNKQTTNNSGGSKRTSGIFETLSQADTKLEEKQKNTGLESGNTDISINSQQQHSNINSNDMGAYVNLSLGSSDKNLNVENKQRKVSTGSVSSDYMNVSPMSVCKTPEAPSDPQQPREYVNMCPGGRPEPHSTSLIPPQPAPMPGTVSPKRKTSLTSKGESSEKSSPSLGYGGSRDQNRRDSKRLSGSNYGEENDGGSGESGYLLMTPGQTPPKPVSPRTVTRRPDIPSALLGGRPDASLTATLERLNLGSSGGSATSERCRSHSGPGAPESSAVGGEVRVKKQLSEPRAGSGSQGSSGRAASACSSPVSYSPPTSPTLRGSVSSMSSLSEGGLSSASSTCTVVNVGVGRRESGLGGSGRAQETPVDSASHASVSSSSSSQQSTSTASSGCSIGDSGLNYVSLDLAPARCEGVMPSPLAARRSTSGAGVPHTVCLQEPAVGEEDEPLSYAQIDFTKSEGLRTTSLTRDKRH; translated from the exons acgatgaagaagaagtacTTTGTGCTGCGGCGCGAGACGGGGCCCGACAGCCCCGCCCGCCTCGAGTACTATGATTCGGAGAAGAAATTCAAGGCGGGAGCCCAGCCCAAGAA ACCCATCATCCTGCGCACGTGCTTTAGCATCAACCGCAAGAAGGACCCGAAGCACAGCCACGTGATCGCCCTCTACACCAACCACGACTCGGTGAGCATGGCCGCCGAGTCCGAGGCCGAACTGAACGACTGGCTGGGATTCCTGCACCACCACATGCACCAGGCCGTGGCGGGCAGCGACGGCCAGTCCAGGAAGCTCTATG AGCACGTGTGGATGGTGGAGATCTTGCCCAGAAGCCTTGGCAGCAGTAAAGGGATCACGGGGGAGTATCACATCTGTCTGACTTACAAGTCAATTGCTCTCGTGCGGGTAGGAGAAAGTCAGAAGAAAATTGAGTTCCCG TTAAACAGCATCCGGCGTTGTGGCCACACAGGCTCTTTCTTCTTCCTGGGACTGGGGAGGTCAGCGGTCACTGGCGCAGGAGATATATGGATGCTAACGGAAGATGCTGTCATTGCTGAAAATATGCATGGTATTATTCGCAG aGCAATGCATGCTCCTTGTAACAACATGAGTGAAGACCCAGTGTCCCGGGAACGAACCCAGTCAATGTCAAATCAACGTTCATTTGACAGTAAGGAagacatatttt GTAGTGGGCAGTGCCTGACGCGTGGACGATGTGGCAGCATGCCCTCCCGGAGTCGCACAAGTAGTGAAGGATCTATGCAGACTGGGCCTAACAAGCTTCCACCAAACTGCAGTCATCAAATGGACGGCCCACACCCGGGATCTCTGTGTCTTCACCCCATCACTCGGCCTAAATCAAT TCCCAGCTCAAGTGAGTCCATGGAGTCAACTGCATCTGTAGAGGACTTTGATGGCCTGCATTCTCACACTCCGGAAACTGCTGTAGATAACTCCa ATGGTGAGGAGGATTATATGCCAATGGAGGCTGGCTTGGAGAGCAACATGAGCCAGCATCGGGACCATCCACagccacccttctccctccccattggCAGCACGCGGAGTTATGTTCATTCCTTAAGCAAAG GTCTCATCTCTCCTGTAAGTGGTAGCAGCACGGAAGGTCCATGCCTCTCATCTCCTCAAGATCAGTACTTGGAGATGTTAAGCCCCCTAGAGCGTACACAAGAAGGCCTATTTGGCTCAGTGTCAGAAAGGTCAGCATATCTGTGCATGGACCGTACCCCCAATCAGCCTTCAGGAAGTTCAGGTCCCGAAAACTCTGGGTACTTGTCCATGGCGCCGCTCAATTCCCCTGGATCATCCCTCCCGGCCTGGCAATCACACCCTTCTAGTCAG GTATCATCACCACCCCATTCTGCCAACCATTCTCGCATCCCCAGTCTAGTGGATGAAAATACTGATAGTTACCTCTCTAAGGTGCCTGGAGGACATGGAGACGCCACGACCACCTCTAGTGACACTTACGCTCGAGACCGCTCCCGCAGCTACCTCGACATGACTCCTACACCTGCTGTTCCTACACCCATCCCATGTAGCCCATCTGATGGTATGGTTCAACACAGAGGAGGAG GTGACTCTTTCCCTGAGATGTCCCCCGGAAGCAGCTGTTCCTTCACCTCAGGAACTCCCTCCTCTGACCATCGCTTTCATGATTTCATAGCTGAAAAGAGTGGAAATGGGTCCTACTGTGGTTATTCGGAAGATGATGACTCCTCTCTTGACAGACCTCACAGAACCAATTCTGTTGGTTCTAAACCTGAACAATTCCGAAGTCGTAAAAATAG ACTGGAGGTGAGCCCTGCTGAACCTGCCCGTGTACGAGCCTTCTCTGTGGGGTCACGTGTCAGCCTCAGGCTAGCGGGTGGCAGAGCCGGCCAGGTGGCAGGTGGCACAGCAACTGCCACTTCTGCCTCTGTCACCGAGTTCTCGCCTTCTATtaaggagaagggaaaacaagTGAAAAGCAAATCATCAAG CGCGCCAATTCTGGGGACGTCGCCCATCTCCAACTCATGGTCAGGGACTCCTGGGACGTTTTTCCGGGGCTTCCTCCAAGCACGGAACCAGGAGCGGAACAACGACCTGATGGAGTTTGACTTCACCAAGAACAAGAGCTGCGATAGTATATCtgctgagaaggagaagaagagcagCAGCATAGAGAGCATTAAGAGAACCTTCACAGGACAGAGACATCGTTCCAATTCCAAGTCCTCAGGGAATGGCAAATCTTCAGTTTTTGATTCtatgaaaagagacaaaaagaaatcaGAAAGTGAGTTGTCTGCCAAGGGTATGGAGATCCCGGAGGGAAAGAGTCCTTTTGAGCTTGATTTCACACCAAGTCCTCGTGGAGGTGGTTCAGATGTTTGTGATGGGTACTTGCCTATGAATTTGAGGCCTGCGGTCTCCAGTGGTCAGTCCTCGGCAAACTCTGAATACCTTGAGATGAACAGCAAAGATTTCTTTAGGGGACATGGTTTAAATGACCCATACTTAGATATGTCTAAAAGCAGTGACAGATTAGTTTCCTCACTGAGTACCTCAGGGCCAAACGATGGTTATGTGGACATGAGTCAAGGCAAAGGTCTGGGGACGCTTCCTCTCACACCTGTATCCTCGTCCTCCACAACTTCCAACAGCTCATCTTCCATTGGTGCTAGAGTCAGAAAGATTTCGTCCACATTTAATCCATTGTCTTCCCAAGACTTTTCTTCACAGCAGGACGAGTACATGCCCATTGACCTCCGTGGCAGTTttgaatcttcccattctcttgatggagagaagagtaagaaaaagaaaagcagtaAGAGAAAGTCGTTTAAGGACAGCACCAAACGCAAGAAATCAGACCCAATAGCAGTAATGGGAAAGGGAAGTGATGGGGAGAATGCCCAGGAAAGTAGCAAAAAAGGAACAAgtcccttatcctctctctcaacCTTCCTAGGTCGGAAGAATTCCTCAGGCACCCCTCCTAAGACCCCGCTTTCACCTACTGGTAGTCCACTTCCTAAGTCCAGTCGAGGAACGCCTAGTCCATTTTCGAGTCTAACACgcaagaaaaatgaaagtaagGATAGTAGTAAAGATGGAGCAGCAAAGGAAAGTTCTGGGGTCTCATCAAGTGTAAGCTCAGGCATCGGCACAAGTTGCATTAGAGAATCGAgtagagaagcagaggagagtgCCATATCAGGTGATAGCTCAAGCGTCACCTCATCCTCACAGACAGTTCCTAATAGTGGTGAccagcaaaataaacaaacaactaaCAACAGCGGGGGTAGCAAGAGAACTTCAGGGATATTTGAAACGTTATCTCAGGCAGACACTAAGCTggaggaaaagcagaaaaataCAGGCTTAGAGTCGGGTAACACTGATATTTCTATCAACAGTCAGCAGCAACATtcaaatattaatagcaatgatatggGGGCATATGTAAACTTATCACTTGGCAGCTCAGATAAGAATTTAAATGTAGAGAATAAACAACGAAAAGTATCCACAGGCTCAGTATCATCAGACTACATGAATGTATCTCCAATGTCAGTATGTAAGACACCTGAGGCTCCATCTGACCCTCAGCAACCGCGTGAGTATGTGAACATGTGCCCAGGAGGTCGCCCAGAGCCACACAGCACCTCTCTGATTCCACCACAGCCTGCACCTATGCCAGGCACGGTTTCCCCTAAGAGGAAAACCAGTCTTACATCGAAGGGTGAATCTAGTGAAAAAAGTAGTCCCAGTTTAGGATATGGGGGTTCTAGAGATCAGAATCGTCGTGACAGTAAGCGGTTAAGCGGCAGTAATTATGGAGAAGAGAACGATGGTGGTAGTGGGGAAAGTGGGTATTTGTTAATGACCCCTGGACAAACCCCGCCGAAACCTGTTTCTCCTCGCACAGTAACTCGTCGACCAGACATTCCCTCAGCTCTCCTTGGTGGCCGTCCTGATGCCAGCCTCACTGCCACCTTGGAGCGGCTAAACTTAGGCAGCTCTGGAGGTAGTGCCACGAGTGAAAGATGTCGGAGTCACAGTGGCCCAGGTGCCCCTGAGAGTTCTGCAGTAGGTGGCGAGGTGCGGGTAAAAAAACAATTGTCAGAACCAAGAGCTGGGTCAGGGAGCCAAGGGAGTAGTGGTCGGGCAGCATCAGCATGCTCATCACCTGTGTCATATTCACCGCCCACATCTCCGACCCTAAGAGGTTCTGTATCATCTATGTCATCGTTAAGTGAAGGTGGTCTTTCTTCAGCATCTTCCACCTGCACTGTGGTTAATGTGGGTGTTGGACGGCGGGAGAGTGGGCTTGGGGGGTCAGGCCGGGCCCAGGAGACGCCGGTTGATTCTGCATCCCACGCTagtgtctcctcttcctcttccagtcAGCAGTCGACTTCAACAGCTAGCAGTGGCTGCAGCATTGGAGACAGTGGACTAAATTATGTCTCGTTGGATTTAGCTCCAGCTCGTTGTGAGGGCGTGATGCCTTCACCGCTAGCTGCCCGCCGGTCTACAAGTGGGGCTGGAGTTCCTCATACTGTGTGTCTCCAAGAACCTGCGGTTGGGGAGGAAGACGAACCCCTCAGTTATGCTCAAATAGACTTCACCAAGAGTGAGGGTTTGCGTACTACCTCCCTTACCCGCGACAAACGACACTAA
- the LOC119574596 gene encoding insulin receptor substrate 2-like isoform X31, which yields MKAIKAVSTLSPKCCVVSWWKLLTKMSQNKVRSSGSLANSDDIVKAGYLKKLKVCIVCSLGLFIRLTMKKKYFVLRRETGPDSPARLEYYDSEKKFKAGAQPKKPIILRTCFSINRKKDPKHSHVIALYTNHDSVSMAAESEAELNDWLGFLHHHMHQAVAGSDGQSRKLYEHVWMVEILPRSLGSSKGITGEYHICLTYKSIALVRVGESQKKIEFPLNSIRRCGHTGSFFFLGLGRSAVTGAGDIWMLTEDAVIAENMHGIIRRAMHAPCNNMSEDPVSRERTQSMSNQRSFDSSGQCLTRGRCGSMPSRSRTSSEGSMQTGPNKLPPNCSHQMDGPHPGSLCLHPITRPKSIPSSSESMESTASVEDFDGLHSHTPETAVDNSNGEEDYMPMEAGLESNMSQHRDHPQPPFSLPIGSTRSYVHSLSKGLISPVSGSSTEGPCLSSPQDQYLEMLSPLERTQEGLFGSVSERSAYLCMDRTPNQPSGSSGPENSGYLSMAPLNSPGSSLPAWQSHPSSQVSSPPHSANHSRIPSLVDENTDSYLSKVPGGHGDATTTSSDTYARDRSRSYLDMTPTPAVPTPIPCSPSDGDSFPEMSPGSSCSFTSGTPSSDHRFHDFIAEKSGNGSYCGYSEDDDSSLDRPHRTNSVGSKPEQFRSRKNSAPILGTSPISNSWSGTPGTFFRGFLQARNQERNNDLMEFDFTKNKSCDSISAEKEKKSSSIESIKRTFTGQRHRSNSKSSGNGKSSVFDSMKRDKKKSESELSAKGMEIPEGKSPFELDFTPSPRGGGSDVCDGYLPMNLRPAVSSGQSSANSEYLEMNSKDFFRGHGLNDPYLDMSKSSDRLVSSLSTSGPNDGYVDMSQGKGLGTLPLTPVSSSSTTSNSSSSIGARVRKISSTFNPLSSQDFSSQQDEYMPIDLRGSFESSHSLDGEKSKKKKSSKRKSFKDSTKRKKSDPIAVMGKGSDGENAQESSKKGTSPLSSLSTFLGRKNSSGTPPKTPLSPTGSPLPKSSRGTPSPFSSLTRKKNESKDSSKDGAAKESSGVSSSVSSGIGTSCIRESSREAEESAISGDSSSVTSSSQTVPNSGDQQNKQTTNNSGGSKRTSGIFETLSQADTKLEEKQKNTGLESGNTDISINSQQQHSNINSNDMGAYVNLSLGSSDKNLNVENKQRKVSTGSVSSDYMNVSPMSVCKTPEAPSDPQQPREYVNMCPGGRPEPHSTSLIPPQPAPMPGTVSPKRKTSLTSKGESSEKSSPSLGYGGSRDQNRRDSKRLSGSNYGEENDGGSGESGYLLMTPGQTPPKPVSPRTVTRRPDIPSALLGGRPDASLTATLERLNLGSSGGSATSERCRSHSGPGAPESSAVGGEVRVKKQLSEPRAGSGSQGSSGRAASACSSPVSYSPPTSPTLRGSVSSMSSLSEGGLSSASSTCTVVNVGVGRRESGLGGSGRAQETPVDSASHASVSSSSSSQQSTSTASSGCSIGDSGLNYVSLDLAPARCEGVMPSPLAARRSTSGAGVPHTVCLQEPAVGEEDEPLSYAQIDFTKSEGLRTTSLTRDKRH from the exons acgatgaagaagaagtacTTTGTGCTGCGGCGCGAGACGGGGCCCGACAGCCCCGCCCGCCTCGAGTACTATGATTCGGAGAAGAAATTCAAGGCGGGAGCCCAGCCCAAGAA ACCCATCATCCTGCGCACGTGCTTTAGCATCAACCGCAAGAAGGACCCGAAGCACAGCCACGTGATCGCCCTCTACACCAACCACGACTCGGTGAGCATGGCCGCCGAGTCCGAGGCCGAACTGAACGACTGGCTGGGATTCCTGCACCACCACATGCACCAGGCCGTGGCGGGCAGCGACGGCCAGTCCAGGAAGCTCTATG AGCACGTGTGGATGGTGGAGATCTTGCCCAGAAGCCTTGGCAGCAGTAAAGGGATCACGGGGGAGTATCACATCTGTCTGACTTACAAGTCAATTGCTCTCGTGCGGGTAGGAGAAAGTCAGAAGAAAATTGAGTTCCCG TTAAACAGCATCCGGCGTTGTGGCCACACAGGCTCTTTCTTCTTCCTGGGACTGGGGAGGTCAGCGGTCACTGGCGCAGGAGATATATGGATGCTAACGGAAGATGCTGTCATTGCTGAAAATATGCATGGTATTATTCGCAG aGCAATGCATGCTCCTTGTAACAACATGAGTGAAGACCCAGTGTCCCGGGAACGAACCCAGTCAATGTCAAATCAACGTTCATTTGACA GTAGTGGGCAGTGCCTGACGCGTGGACGATGTGGCAGCATGCCCTCCCGGAGTCGCACAAGTAGTGAAGGATCTATGCAGACTGGGCCTAACAAGCTTCCACCAAACTGCAGTCATCAAATGGACGGCCCACACCCGGGATCTCTGTGTCTTCACCCCATCACTCGGCCTAAATCAAT TCCCAGCTCAAGTGAGTCCATGGAGTCAACTGCATCTGTAGAGGACTTTGATGGCCTGCATTCTCACACTCCGGAAACTGCTGTAGATAACTCCa ATGGTGAGGAGGATTATATGCCAATGGAGGCTGGCTTGGAGAGCAACATGAGCCAGCATCGGGACCATCCACagccacccttctccctccccattggCAGCACGCGGAGTTATGTTCATTCCTTAAGCAAAG GTCTCATCTCTCCTGTAAGTGGTAGCAGCACGGAAGGTCCATGCCTCTCATCTCCTCAAGATCAGTACTTGGAGATGTTAAGCCCCCTAGAGCGTACACAAGAAGGCCTATTTGGCTCAGTGTCAGAAAGGTCAGCATATCTGTGCATGGACCGTACCCCCAATCAGCCTTCAGGAAGTTCAGGTCCCGAAAACTCTGGGTACTTGTCCATGGCGCCGCTCAATTCCCCTGGATCATCCCTCCCGGCCTGGCAATCACACCCTTCTAGTCAG GTATCATCACCACCCCATTCTGCCAACCATTCTCGCATCCCCAGTCTAGTGGATGAAAATACTGATAGTTACCTCTCTAAGGTGCCTGGAGGACATGGAGACGCCACGACCACCTCTAGTGACACTTACGCTCGAGACCGCTCCCGCAGCTACCTCGACATGACTCCTACACCTGCTGTTCCTACACCCATCCCATGTAGCCCATCTGATG GTGACTCTTTCCCTGAGATGTCCCCCGGAAGCAGCTGTTCCTTCACCTCAGGAACTCCCTCCTCTGACCATCGCTTTCATGATTTCATAGCTGAAAAGAGTGGAAATGGGTCCTACTGTGGTTATTCGGAAGATGATGACTCCTCTCTTGACAGACCTCACAGAACCAATTCTGTTGGTTCTAAACCTGAACAATTCCGAAGTCGTAAAAATAG CGCGCCAATTCTGGGGACGTCGCCCATCTCCAACTCATGGTCAGGGACTCCTGGGACGTTTTTCCGGGGCTTCCTCCAAGCACGGAACCAGGAGCGGAACAACGACCTGATGGAGTTTGACTTCACCAAGAACAAGAGCTGCGATAGTATATCtgctgagaaggagaagaagagcagCAGCATAGAGAGCATTAAGAGAACCTTCACAGGACAGAGACATCGTTCCAATTCCAAGTCCTCAGGGAATGGCAAATCTTCAGTTTTTGATTCtatgaaaagagacaaaaagaaatcaGAAAGTGAGTTGTCTGCCAAGGGTATGGAGATCCCGGAGGGAAAGAGTCCTTTTGAGCTTGATTTCACACCAAGTCCTCGTGGAGGTGGTTCAGATGTTTGTGATGGGTACTTGCCTATGAATTTGAGGCCTGCGGTCTCCAGTGGTCAGTCCTCGGCAAACTCTGAATACCTTGAGATGAACAGCAAAGATTTCTTTAGGGGACATGGTTTAAATGACCCATACTTAGATATGTCTAAAAGCAGTGACAGATTAGTTTCCTCACTGAGTACCTCAGGGCCAAACGATGGTTATGTGGACATGAGTCAAGGCAAAGGTCTGGGGACGCTTCCTCTCACACCTGTATCCTCGTCCTCCACAACTTCCAACAGCTCATCTTCCATTGGTGCTAGAGTCAGAAAGATTTCGTCCACATTTAATCCATTGTCTTCCCAAGACTTTTCTTCACAGCAGGACGAGTACATGCCCATTGACCTCCGTGGCAGTTttgaatcttcccattctcttgatggagagaagagtaagaaaaagaaaagcagtaAGAGAAAGTCGTTTAAGGACAGCACCAAACGCAAGAAATCAGACCCAATAGCAGTAATGGGAAAGGGAAGTGATGGGGAGAATGCCCAGGAAAGTAGCAAAAAAGGAACAAgtcccttatcctctctctcaacCTTCCTAGGTCGGAAGAATTCCTCAGGCACCCCTCCTAAGACCCCGCTTTCACCTACTGGTAGTCCACTTCCTAAGTCCAGTCGAGGAACGCCTAGTCCATTTTCGAGTCTAACACgcaagaaaaatgaaagtaagGATAGTAGTAAAGATGGAGCAGCAAAGGAAAGTTCTGGGGTCTCATCAAGTGTAAGCTCAGGCATCGGCACAAGTTGCATTAGAGAATCGAgtagagaagcagaggagagtgCCATATCAGGTGATAGCTCAAGCGTCACCTCATCCTCACAGACAGTTCCTAATAGTGGTGAccagcaaaataaacaaacaactaaCAACAGCGGGGGTAGCAAGAGAACTTCAGGGATATTTGAAACGTTATCTCAGGCAGACACTAAGCTggaggaaaagcagaaaaataCAGGCTTAGAGTCGGGTAACACTGATATTTCTATCAACAGTCAGCAGCAACATtcaaatattaatagcaatgatatggGGGCATATGTAAACTTATCACTTGGCAGCTCAGATAAGAATTTAAATGTAGAGAATAAACAACGAAAAGTATCCACAGGCTCAGTATCATCAGACTACATGAATGTATCTCCAATGTCAGTATGTAAGACACCTGAGGCTCCATCTGACCCTCAGCAACCGCGTGAGTATGTGAACATGTGCCCAGGAGGTCGCCCAGAGCCACACAGCACCTCTCTGATTCCACCACAGCCTGCACCTATGCCAGGCACGGTTTCCCCTAAGAGGAAAACCAGTCTTACATCGAAGGGTGAATCTAGTGAAAAAAGTAGTCCCAGTTTAGGATATGGGGGTTCTAGAGATCAGAATCGTCGTGACAGTAAGCGGTTAAGCGGCAGTAATTATGGAGAAGAGAACGATGGTGGTAGTGGGGAAAGTGGGTATTTGTTAATGACCCCTGGACAAACCCCGCCGAAACCTGTTTCTCCTCGCACAGTAACTCGTCGACCAGACATTCCCTCAGCTCTCCTTGGTGGCCGTCCTGATGCCAGCCTCACTGCCACCTTGGAGCGGCTAAACTTAGGCAGCTCTGGAGGTAGTGCCACGAGTGAAAGATGTCGGAGTCACAGTGGCCCAGGTGCCCCTGAGAGTTCTGCAGTAGGTGGCGAGGTGCGGGTAAAAAAACAATTGTCAGAACCAAGAGCTGGGTCAGGGAGCCAAGGGAGTAGTGGTCGGGCAGCATCAGCATGCTCATCACCTGTGTCATATTCACCGCCCACATCTCCGACCCTAAGAGGTTCTGTATCATCTATGTCATCGTTAAGTGAAGGTGGTCTTTCTTCAGCATCTTCCACCTGCACTGTGGTTAATGTGGGTGTTGGACGGCGGGAGAGTGGGCTTGGGGGGTCAGGCCGGGCCCAGGAGACGCCGGTTGATTCTGCATCCCACGCTagtgtctcctcttcctcttccagtcAGCAGTCGACTTCAACAGCTAGCAGTGGCTGCAGCATTGGAGACAGTGGACTAAATTATGTCTCGTTGGATTTAGCTCCAGCTCGTTGTGAGGGCGTGATGCCTTCACCGCTAGCTGCCCGCCGGTCTACAAGTGGGGCTGGAGTTCCTCATACTGTGTGTCTCCAAGAACCTGCGGTTGGGGAGGAAGACGAACCCCTCAGTTATGCTCAAATAGACTTCACCAAGAGTGAGGGTTTGCGTACTACCTCCCTTACCCGCGACAAACGACACTAA